In Lathamus discolor isolate bLatDis1 chromosome 1, bLatDis1.hap1, whole genome shotgun sequence, the following are encoded in one genomic region:
- the AMIGO2 gene encoding amphoterin-induced protein 2 — protein sequence MTMSLTWWTIPTQLGVFKVNCRGLACLLVFTMSVCGSAPGMCPAACICASDIISCTNKNLSRVPGNLYKCMKKLDLSYNRIGFLEPEWVPALFEKLNTLIINHNSISSIITGSFSTTPNLKYLDLSSNSLKTLSSPVFQELRVLEVLLLYNNQITQIEPPAFGGLYKLQKLYLSYNLLSHFPLDLYTGKHKLTDLVLLDISFNHIQLMPVQRLSSVSAKHLSGIYLHGNPFYCDCTLYSMLIFWYQRHFNSVVDFKNEYTCLLQSDPKGYNKLPLLHDNFLNCSESTVNSSFQAFGFIHDAQVGDRLIVHCDSRISDAGTHFVWVSPDNRLLEPDRETNNFKVFRNGSLEITDAQLEDSGLYSCIAINKKRLLNETIEVRINVSNFTVNKSHAHEAFNTAFTTLAACVASIVLVLLYLYLTPCPCQCKAKGRKRKLNQSSAHSSILNSTLPQELPADEKKASTGKRVVFLEPVHEPKHGQNGKVKLFPNDNIIAESILKTTRTKSDSDSVNSMFSDTPFMPSA from the coding sequence ATGACAATGTCTTTAACCTGGTGGACAATTCCTACTCAACTTGGAGTTTTTAAAGTGAACTGCAGAGGACTGGCATGCCTCTTGGTCTTCACAATGAGCGTTTGTGGCAGTGCCCCGGGGATGTGCCCAGCAGCCTGCATCTGTGCCAGTGATATCATAAGCTGCACCAATAAGAACCTCTCTAGAGTGCCAGGAAATCTTTATAAATGTATGAAAAAGCTGGATCTGAGTTACAACAGAATTGGGTTTTTGGAGCCTGAATGGGTCCCAGCACTGTTTGAGAAACTGAACACCTTAATAATCAATCATAACAGCATTAGCAGCATTATCACTGGAAGCTTTTCCACAACCCCAAATCTGAAGTACCTAGACTTGTCGTCCAACAGCCTGAAGACACTGAGCAGCCCTGTGTTTCAGGAGCTAAGGGTGCTGGAGGTTCTCCTGTTGTACAACAATCAGATTACACAAATAGAGCCCCCAGCCTTTGGAGGATTGTACAAATTACAGAAACTGTACTTGAGCTATAACTTGCTCTCGCATTTCCCACTGGACTTGTACACTGGAAAACATAAGCTGACAGACCTTGTGTTGCTGGACATTTCCTTCAATCACATCCAGTTGATGCCTGTTCAACGCCTGAGTTCAGTGTCGGCCAAACATCTTAGTGGAATTTATCTTCATGGCAACCCCTTTTATTGTGACTGTACGCTGTACTCCATGCTAATCTTCTGGTATCAAAGGCACTTCAACTCGGTGGTGGACTTCAAAAATGAGTACACCTGTTTGTTGCAATCAGACCCAAAAGGTTACAATAAACTGCCTTTACTGCACGATAACTTCCTGAATTGCTCTGAAAGCACCGTCAACAGCTCTTTCCAAGCCTTTGGGTTTATTCACGATGCCCAGGTTGGTGACAGGCTGATTGTACACTGTGACAGCAGAATCAGTGATGCAGGCACACACTTTGTTTGGGTTAGTCCCGACAATAGATTGCTGGAGCCAGACAGGGAGACCAACAACTTTAAGGTGTTCCGTAACGGCAGCCTGGAGATAACTGATGCCCAGCTAGAGGACTCAGGGCTGTACTCCTGCATTGcaataaataagaaaagacTATTAAATGAGACCATAGAGGTTAGAATAAATGTTAGCAATTTCACAGTGAACAAGTCTCATGCTCATGAAGCATTTAATACAGCTTTTACCACCCTTGCTGCCTGTGTAGCCAGTATTGTTTTAGTACTGCTGTATCTCTATCTGACCCCATGTCCATGTCAATGTAAGGcaaaagggaggaagaggaagctgaACCAAAGCAGTGCCCACTCATCAATACTGAATTCCACACTGCCACAAGAGCTGCCAGCTGATGAGAAGAAGGCCAGTACTGGTAAACGGGTGGTTTTCCTGGAACCCGTGCATGAACCAAAACACGGTCAGAACGGGAAAGTAAAACTGTTTCCTAATGACAATATTATTGCTGAGAGTATCTTAAAAACTACTCGAACAAAATCTGACTCAGATTCTGTCAACTCTATGTTCTCAGATACGCCTTTCATGCCATCAGCTTAG